The Diospyros lotus cultivar Yz01 chromosome 11, ASM1463336v1, whole genome shotgun sequence region tgtagatCAGAACTGCTGGATAATGTACTTGCCAGAAATATGTGATAAATCTTTTGAATTGTAGTATGAACTCTAGCGGATTGTTACTTTAATCAACTTGTACTGgattttgattgtatttttccatccttttctttatatttcttcTGTGGCTGATTTTTTGGGGACTAATACCAAGTTTAAGCTCTTATAATTCCTATCACTTTTGGGAGCCCTTATTTAAAGTTTCAATTATCTATGATCATAGCTAGCAAGCAATGGTATGTAATGTAAGTGTGTTTGATTCGTGAAGGAGCAATTCTTTTACTTCTATTGAACTTTTGTACAGATCACTATAAATAGTTACTCTatgatttcaattattattctATTCCATTTCAAAGTAATTTATTCTATCTTGACAGATTAATGAAATGAGCCAGCTAATTTCCTCAAATTTGACAAGTTAAATAAACATTTAAACTAATTTCTACTAAAGATTTTTCCACaggttttcaattttaattttctttatatacaaattaatgGTTTGATGCCACTTTTTATCCTATCCCAATAAAATCTAAGGCTTAATACTTTTTTGATTGGCTGACAGCTGGTGGTATAAATACttttacaattaaattaatttaaggcACTTGAACTAGTCCAATAACAAGTTAATCTGCATCCATACGTGCTAGCTTACATGAGTAAGTTGCACCAGTTGGCTGTGATAATAATCTTGCATTTTTGGAATGATAGTGACAATTTTAATCATTATGTAGAATATTATTATAGCAATGAACCTGTTATTCTTAGTTGATAGAAATTTACTTGTGTAGAATATTGGTATAGTAATGGGGTTATATAGATGTTTATTTTCTCCCAGTAATCTGTTTTCTGGTCTTTCTATTTATCATATTTGTATTGATTGgattaaagtttaattaagCTGACTCATTGACCATGTTTGGAGTTGATTGGCAATCCACAAATTGAGGTCAATAAGTGCAAGAAAGGACCTTGGCCAGGGATCAATTTGGCAATggctttgatgacattttatcATAGTTTTATTATGATCTCTTTACCTCTTTGTCATTCTTAAGTTACTGAGGAACCCAATAATTTCTATTCCAGCAGACATCTTAGAAGCATCTTGGGAAGTCTTCATGTAGTAATAATATAAGTTGCACAGAAATAAAAATGGGTGACGTTGCTGATAGAAAACGGAAACAcggaaatgacatttttctaaaaaaataagaaacgaaAATACGgggtaaattataaatttaaaaaatatagggacttttttttaaatataatttttaatataaaaaataaaaaaatttaaatataaacaatagACAAAAGCGAGAGGCTCAATATACTTGTTCCAGCTTTCAGCACACTAAAACAGGGTCAACATCATGCATGCTTATATGCACAGGGGCAAATGTACTCATTCCAGCTTTCAACATACTTGTTCAGCTACATCAAGTTACTGGACGGCAATTAATCTCTGACAAAGAGCAGAAACTGCATCATGCGGAACAAGAAAACCCGAAGACCGAGGATCCACATCGCATAAGTAAGTTATAGCCCTTATAGCTAGAAAAGCATTATATCAGGAAAACGTGTTGCAGAAACGCGCGAAGGCGATCGAACTGGAAGAAGAAACGTGCTGCAGAAATGCGCGAAGGCGATCGAACTGGAAGAAGAAACGCGCTGCAGAAACGCGCGAAGGCGATcgaactggaagaagaagaagaagaagaagaagagaggaagaaaggaggaGCTTAGATCAGGGCCGAACtggaagaagaacaagaagaagagaggaaaagaggaGGAGTTTAGACCAGGGCTTCATCAAATCGTGCGGCTGAAACGCGTCTggctggaaacgcgtttccaacAAATTTTGGTAAATTCTGAAACGGcccagaattttctaaaaattacacgAACAGCCCGAAAAACGTTTCGGGCCGTTTTTCCCGTTTCCGAAACGGGAAACGGTTCGGAAACGCCGAAACGGCATCTCCGAGCCGTTTCCGTGCTTCATTAGGACTCTCATGTCCACGCAGCCACATACTTGAAATTGCTATGTGTTCTGTTTTCATTCTCATAGGTTCTGTACAGatttctgtttttctttattggtattttgtttttagGCACCTAGAAAGGAGAGGGTGTAAACTCTGAATGGCATGATAATGAAATCAGGATAAAATAATCTTTAATAGTAGCCACTGACTGGGGCTTTTGGATTGAACAATATTTTCTTGGTTATTAGCTTCAAATTCCAGAGGTGCTGTGTGCTTTTACATGTTCGTGTTTTCTCTTCAGGTTGGTCCGTGCCCTTATGTTTGGAATTTTATCTATTTGTTTTAAGTTGCTATTATTATTGTACTGTTTGGTTATTTCTCTTAATGGTTGTCATATTTTAACCATCGTAAATGATTTAtcacctttttattttttctatttgatgatatttgtaataatttttctttcgGTCTTAAAATGTGTCCATGTAGTTGTAGAGTACTTGTAGTAATATTTTCATGGCTCTAGGACGGGTGGCAAAATTATCCAAGACAGATAGATTGCTTATGTGCTGGTGGATTTTCACGGGCCTGACCCACATGATCCTGGAAGGTTATTTTGTGTTCTCTCCTGAATTTTACAAGGAAAAGACTGCCAATTACCTAGCAGAAGTTTGTAAGTTCGCCCTTTTTCTACTCTTGGACTTTCAAACTGGAATAGAAATATTTGACTGTCGGGATGAAGTACAGAGATTAAGGTGTGTGATAGTGCATCCAAATTGAACTTTATAGGGAAGGAATACAGCAAAGGTGATTCAAGATATGCAGCAAGAGATTCTGGAGTTGTTGCTGTCGAAGGAATAACTGCTGTTATAGAGGGTCCGGCTTGTCTCCTAGCAGTGTAAGTACTTGTAAAGTTAAAACTAGTATTAATTGCCTGAAAAATGCTGTGGCGATTAGATTCTCTTCTCTTCGATGGAACCATCTTACATTAAAAACcatcatttttacccttttAACTTTCTTGCAGGTATGCCATTGCCAGAAGAAAGTCATACAGCTACATTCTTCAACTGGCAATTTCTCTAGGGCAGCTCTACGGGACTGCTGTGTATTTCGTAACTTCTTATCTGGAAGGGGATAAATATGCTGCAAGTTTATATTACTACTGTGCCTATTACATCATAGCAAATGCTTCTTGGGTTGTAATTCCAACACTGATAACCATAAGGTGCTGGAAGAAGATATGTGCAGCAGTTCATGTCCAACAAAATGGGAGAAAGACCAAAGCTCACTAAGGTGGAAtgaatgttttattttatcGTAGTCGACGAGGTGAAGGACTTTATACATTGTTATTGCATTTGTCTTTCATTGGAAATGGAAAATTTGGATAATTTGAGATTGTTTAGTTCTTATTGTTTTCAACTGATTTTATTTGGAGTCGTAATCAAATGTGTCATTTTAGGCtcaaaatggtttttttttttttttaatcatcagAATTTTGCTCCCTAAATGAgggcttaattaatttaatttattttccccCTTTTccatgtatttattatttatttatttatcttttttaagtATTAGACCACTTTGTAATTGTAGGAGGTTATGCCTCTGCCTATGTGCCTTTTGAGTTTTGAGCATTTGTTAATGCATCTTAGCGGTGTCATGCACCCCCATATTATGCTTAATGAGAAAGTTGCTTTATTTGCATAAAGGAAAAAGTCAAAATGctcattgaattttttttattttgatcaatttaatctctaaaaatattagttttttttttttcaaatttatcctTGAATTCTTGGAAAGGGTTTTTAAGTCATGGGTAAATT contains the following coding sequences:
- the LOC127813121 gene encoding probable 3-beta-hydroxysteroid-Delta(8),Delta(7)-isomerase; protein product: MEGGAEERQQTILLQPHPYVPRDLDLPGFIPGFLSQSTIVSVYGVSSLLIVSLVWLLSGRVAKLSKTDRLLMCWWIFTGLTHMILEGYFVFSPEFYKEKTANYLAEVWKEYSKGDSRYAARDSGVVAVEGITAVIEGPACLLAVYAIARRKSYSYILQLAISLGQLYGTAVYFVTSYLEGDKYAASLYYYCAYYIIANASWVVIPTLITIRCWKKICAAVHVQQNGRKTKAH